A single region of the Candidatus Cloacimonadota bacterium genome encodes:
- the rfbB gene encoding dTDP-glucose 4,6-dehydratase, which produces MNRIIVTGGAGFIGANYIHHLFADPDFKGSVLNLDKLTYAGNRESLEPIEKAFPDRYFFEKTDICDAEQVARAFAEFKPDTVVNFAAESHVDRSIDGPMEFIQTNLVGTAVMLDNALRYWRGLDETAKAKFRFHHVSTDEVFGSLGDEGLFIETTPYDPSSPYSASKAGSDHLVRAWHRTFGLPVLISNCSNNYGGFQFPEKLIPLMILNCLEHKPLPVYGQGLNVRDWLYVTDHCDAINTIVHKGKLGETYNIGGHNEIRNIDIVKGICKLLDEIRPSDKLSSYTELITYVADRPGHDFRYAIDASKIQNELGWTPKETFETGIRKTVMWYLENQDWWQSIQQRKYRQERLGLGK; this is translated from the coding sequence ATGAACAGGATCATCGTTACCGGTGGCGCTGGCTTTATTGGTGCCAATTACATCCATCACCTTTTTGCCGATCCCGATTTCAAGGGAAGCGTGTTAAACTTGGACAAGCTCACCTACGCCGGAAATCGCGAAAGCCTGGAGCCGATTGAAAAGGCTTTTCCAGATCGTTATTTCTTTGAAAAGACAGATATTTGCGACGCCGAGCAAGTTGCCCGCGCTTTTGCGGAATTCAAGCCGGACACGGTGGTAAATTTTGCCGCGGAATCCCATGTGGATCGTTCCATCGATGGACCCATGGAATTCATCCAGACAAACCTTGTTGGCACGGCTGTGATGCTGGATAACGCGCTGCGCTATTGGCGCGGTTTGGATGAAACCGCCAAAGCCAAATTCCGCTTCCATCACGTTTCCACAGATGAAGTTTTCGGTTCACTGGGCGACGAAGGCCTCTTTATCGAAACCACGCCCTACGATCCTTCTTCACCATATTCCGCCTCCAAAGCGGGTTCCGACCACCTCGTGAGAGCTTGGCACCGCACTTTTGGCTTGCCCGTTCTCATCTCGAACTGCTCAAACAACTATGGCGGCTTTCAATTCCCTGAAAAATTGATCCCGCTCATGATACTCAACTGCTTGGAACACAAACCATTACCCGTTTACGGGCAAGGTTTGAACGTGCGTGATTGGCTGTATGTGACCGACCACTGCGATGCCATCAACACCATCGTCCACAAAGGCAAACTGGGAGAAACCTATAACATCGGCGGACACAACGAGATACGCAACATCGACATCGTGAAGGGCATCTGCAAGCTCCTGGACGAAATCCGCCCTTCTGACAAGCTTTCATCTTACACAGAGCTAATCACTTACGTTGCCGACCGCCCCGGTCATGACTTCCGCTATGCCATCGACGCTTCAAAAATCCAAAATGAACTGGGCTGGACACCAAAGGAAACCTTCGAAACCGGCATCCGCAAAACCGTGATGTGGTATCTGGAAAACCAGGATTGGTGGCAGTCCATTCAGCAGCGAAAATATCGCCAGGAACGCTTGGGCTTGGGAAAATGA